One Brassica napus cultivar Da-Ae chromosome C2, Da-Ae, whole genome shotgun sequence DNA window includes the following coding sequences:
- the LOC106428513 gene encoding putative F-box protein PP2-B6: protein MGQTQGVDSKGKGKEVSGSMVEPRHGVDSKGKEIITGPSPFDDLPEDCISNIVAFTSPRNACVSSSVSKTFESAARSDSVWEKFLPLDYTSLAPASRAFSSKRELYFALCDHFLIEDGKKSFWLEKGSGKKCVMLAARALWITWGSSPEYWQWISMPESRFEEVAELRNVCAFGMGGTMNTQVLSPGSHYSAYFVYKIRNRRHGFRDLPIQVGVGFKGQDMPKNFICFDVSNDVNKQWPRKELMKSEKREDGWIEAEIGDFFNEEGCDEIEVSIVDITSGNWKCGVIIQGIEFRQRDCR from the exons ATGGGCCAGACACAGGGCGTTGACTCTAAAGGCAAAGGCAAAGAGGTTTCCGGTTCGATGGTAGAGCCAAGGCACGGTGTTGACTCTAAAGGCAAGG AGATCATTACCGGGCCATCGCCTTTTGATGACTTGCCGGAAGATTGCATTTCAAACATAGTCGCTTTTACAAGTCCTAGAAACGCATGCGTCTCTAGTTCGGTTTCCAAAACCTTCGAATCTGCGGCCCGGTCAGATAGTGTATGGGAGAAGTTTCTTCCGTTGGATTATACTTCTCTGGCTCCTGCATCGAGAGCTTTCTCATCAAAGAGAGAGCTTTATTTCGCTCTTTGCGATCATTTTCTAATCGAAGATGGCAAAAAG AGCTTTTGGCTAGAGAAAGGGAGTGGGAAGAAGTGTGTGATGTTAGCTGCAAGAGCACTATGGATCACATGGGGATCAAGTCCTGAGTATTGGCAATGGATCTCAATGCCTGAATCTAG gtttgaagaagtagctgagcTTCGCAACGTATGTGCTTTTGGGATGGGTGGTACTATGAATACTCAAGTCCTGTCTCCGGGAAGTCACTACTCAGCTTACTTTGTATACAAGATAAGGAACCGACGTCATGGCTTCCGGGATCTGCCAATACAAGTTGGAGTTGGGTTCAAGGGACAAGATATGCCTAAAAATTTCATATGTTTTGATGTGTCTAACGATGTAAACAAACAGTGGCCAAGAAAGGAGCTAATGAAATCGGAGAAACGGGAAGATGGGTGGATAGAGGCAGAGATTGGAGATTTCTTTAATGAAGAAGGTTGTGATGAAATTGAAGTGAGTATTGTTGACATTACTTCAGGGAATTGGAAGTGCGGTGTGATCATTCAGGGAATTGAATTCCGGCAAAGGGATTGTCGGTAA
- the LOC106394921 gene encoding F-box protein PP2-B10-like, whose amino-acid sequence MMSETHSVESSGEGGGEINVSDWSPFDTLTEDCISNIVSFTSPRDACVFAAVSKSFESAVKSDIIWEKFLPLQYPSMIPPSLASSSKMEIYFYLCNDPVLIEDGKKCIWLKNTSGKRCIMLSAESLYIKWINDTHCWDWITSPGSRFERVAKVNDVCWFEIRGTINTHELSPRTHYSSYIVFKEGFTDLPIEARVGVVGKQASKRFFCFDVSTDGQFFKRGRRTWYFEKPKEREDGWREIELGRFFNKGGLMKSDEFEMSAIATELRHWKSGFILQGIEIRPATIQRARTVG is encoded by the exons ATGATGTCGGAGACTCACAGCGTTGAATCTAGCGGCGAAGGCGGAGGAGAGATTAATGTTTCGGATTGGTCGCCTTTCGACACCTTGACGGAGGATTGCATCTCCAACATAGTCTCCTTCACAAGTCCACGTGATGCGTGCGTCTTCGCCGCCGTGTCAAAATCCTTTGAATCTGCTGTTAAGTCAGATATCATATGGGAGAAGTTTCTGCCCCTACAGTATCCATCTATGATTCCTCCATCGCTAGCTTCCTCGTCCAAGATGGAGATCTATTTTTACTTATGCAACGATCCTGTTCTAATCGAAGATGGCAAAAAG TGCATCTGGTTAAAGAACACAAGTGGGAAAAGGTGTATCATGTTATCCGCGGAGAGCCTATATATCAAATGGATAAATGATACTCATTGTTGGGATTGGATTACTAGTCCTGGATCTAG GTTTGAAAGAGTTGCAAAGGTTAATGATGTATGTTGGTTTGAGATTCGTGGCACGATCAATACTCATGAACTATCTCCAAGAACTCATTACTCATCTTACATTGTGTTTAAAGAGGGTTTTACGGATCTGCCAATAGAAGCTAGAGTTGGAGTGGTTGGAAAACAAGCTTCTAAGAGATTCTTTTGCTTTGATGTGAGCACGGATGGGCAGTTCTTCAAGAGGGGAAGGCGGACGTGGTACTTTGAGAAACCAAAGGAGAGGGAAGATGGTTGGAGGGAGATAGAGCTCGGGAGATTCTTCAATAAAGGAGGATTGATGAAAAGTGATGAATTTGAGATGAGTGCTATTGCGACCGAGTTGCGCCATTGGAAGAGTGGTTTCATCCTTCAAGGAATTGAAATCCGTCCTGCGACAATCCAAAGGGCGAGAACAGTCGGTTGA